The Gossypium raimondii isolate GPD5lz chromosome 2, ASM2569854v1, whole genome shotgun sequence genome segment attacaagaaatcatttccctaaggttaaaaggaaaataaaattgcttgatttgatacatagtgatttatgtgacttgcataatactcctacattaggtggaaagaaatattttgttacttttattgatgattgttttagatattgttatgtatatttattgcattcaaaagatgaagcgcttgataaatttaaagtttataaatcaagTTGAACTTGatgtgaatcatttatcaagtgcttaagatcggatagaggtggagaatactataatccaagttattttgaactcactggaattgtccatcaagtttcagccccttacacaccacaacaaaatggtgtagctgaaagaaaaaatagagtcttgactgaaatggtaaattcaatgttatcatattcaggtcttggacaaggtttttgggAGAAGTCGTTCTAACGACTTGTCAcatattgaatagagttcctaataaggaaactaaaataaccccctatgaacaatggaagaaaaggaaaccaaaccttaattatttgaaggtttggggttgtagagctattgtaaaagttccaacacctaaacgtaaaaagttaggtgaaagaggaattgaatgcatatttataggttatgcacataatagcaaggcatataggttcatagtaattgaaccaaatgattcaatttcaattaatactgttattgaatcaagagatgctatttttgatgaaaatagatttaattctatatcaagacaattacaaccacaacaattgattcattcttcaaatgagaatgagatcccattgaaacaaattgataataatgatgaatcttgtcaagaattaagaagaagtaagaggattaaaaaggtaaaagattttggaccagatttcattatgtttcttgtagaaggaaaaggtgaaagtatatgcaataagataccttattattataataccgaatctgatcctattacatttgaagaggcagtgaaatctcaagactttgctttttggaaagaagaaataaatgatgagatggattcaataatgggaaatcaaacttggatcttagttgatcttccaccaggttccaaaccaataggttgtaaatggatcttcaaaaagaaaatgaagatcgatggaaccattgataaaattaaagcaaggttggtagcaaaaggttttacacaaagacaaggtattgattactttgatacctatgctccagtagcaagaattgctacaattagactattaatatcacttacctctatatataatttggttgttcaccaaatggatgtcaaaactgcatttttaaatggtgaattggaagaggaagtgtacatggagcaaccggaaggatttgttgttccaggacaagagcataaggtatgtaagcttgttaaatctttatatgggcttaaacaagcaccaaaacaatggcaccaaaagtttgacaaggttgttttagctaatggctataaaataaatgaatccgataagtgcatatatagcaaatttgatAATGGAAAgggtgtcataatttgcttatatgtagatgacatgctcatttttggcacggatttggaacaaatagaaaacacaaagaaattcttgttaaacaactttgctatgaaggatatgggtgtagtagatgttattcttgggattaaaataacccgagatgaaagcactatagctttatcacaatcacattacattgaaaatgtgcttaaaaagtttgGTCTCTTCAACTGTATACCAgcatctacacccatggatcctcaattaaaattagtatctaatgctggtaggaaaattgatcaattgaaatatgcaagtctaattggttgtcttatgtatataatgacttgtacaagaccagatattgcatatgctgttggaaaattgagtaggtaagtagtttgcattggcaagctttgaatagagtactttggtacttaaagaaaactattaactatggattgtgttataatggatatcctccagttttagaagggtattcggatgctagttggattacaagtttggaagatcatgcatctactagtggatggatcttcattcttggtggaggagtcatttcttggggttccaagaaacaaacatgtattcTCGATTCCACCATGACATgagaatttattgcattagcaTTGCATCTAAAGAAGcgaatggttaagaaatttgctttatgatgtacctttatggcctaagccaatttcacctatttctatctgttgtgatagtgaggctactctagcaaaggcatatagccaagtatataatggaaagtctagacacattggattaagacatagttatgtccgacaattaatctcgatggagtgatcactattaattatgtgaggtcaagtgaaaatttggcgaTCCTTTGACaaaagtcttgctagagatgcagaaaaggacctcaaaagggatgggactcaagcctattaattagagtcacccatgatggaaactcgactcaacgcttggtataacgtcaagtcttgagttcaatgagacaaagtacatcattagtatgtgatttattagcactataaataaattcatcctaagattaaagtgctaggtacccgtaatgataagggaaggatgagtaatatactcttaatggacccataacataaatatgttagagtgttataattacgggaacacttttgatgggatctacctatgtgagtggaagtgtggccgcttctaggagcttaagggcttggctctgacagcactcatgaaaagaggacatagacacatggccataatagtgtccctagatactaAGCATTGActgatgttgaaatcattgtgtgagatgtgttcagttaatcaaatggaatagttggttcaaagcttagtctaccatgcaatttcgattaactttaacatgtttttcactaagtgaaggttcaattGTAAGACAcctttatttatgcaaattgatttccaagaatatcaaaatctaaatattttgaaaatggggggagattgttggaacattttcaaatatttatagtatcccaataactataaatgaatgggtgtaattaatcaaaagataaatcttttggtcattggtcaaaagttatatcatttgattttttaaaaaagaattataattattcaaaaaatattatttgaatagttacaaaattaaatgaataattattattatatatttattcataaagacacctattgaaagatgtctctatgaagagacaagaaaattcctataaataggaatgggttttcatttggaaatatatcaacaaattctaatattatttcttctcatccttcattttctaatattattagattattctataaagtattactgcagaaatcctttgtagaaattgagttttgttatacattactcgatgcatagtggactattctcgtcagtgcaaaacgcaaatagtcattggcttcattgtatcctcgaggttaatttgcttggaactcatttgcacactgaagataagtgggggcgaatataaccttaaagatagtggcttgatacacgccttggagccttgtcctatttcttctttttcttttcgagttccgatcgtgtgttcgagattttccttaccGGAGTTTTGTAATAACAGTTTCTTGTTAGGttagtaataaaatttgatgtgATTCATTAAAGGGTATGTGTGTGACAAGTGATTGGTGTATTTTTTATCACAAGTGAAGCGTGCATGAAGCAAAGTAGGTCTTGCAACGAGGACATCATTGATGAAGGtccaaaatatatatgtttaacgGAGTAAGGTGATGGAGGTACCTTTGCCTCAATACGTGTAACACTAGCACTAGAGTAATTCCATTTATATTGCATTggagaaataaaatgtaaaaacttTTGTAAACTATCCAggagagaaatagaaaaaaaaatatcataatgcacttaatttgaaaaataagtgcACTATATTATAATAGGAATACTAAAAAGAATATGTTaagttgtttatatttaaaattttaataaaagaaaatatatatgttaaaaaatttatataattactaaatattaaaaaatatatattttttcaaatttcttaaaaaataatcagCTTTAGATtgaaagaatttaaataaaatcttaaacttAGTTAACGAGTATGATATTACACAAATCAACACATAAACATCTCTGCTTCGGatcccaaatattttgtttatgcGATGTAGGTTGGTTTTGCCTCTATTTTAGGAGATCCAATGAACCACCACACTATTAGCCTCACACCTTCCACCTTACACAAATATGCAACCTTATCAACTTGAATCACACAAAAAATAATCCAAgctttgaatattactctaaatTGGCAAGACAAAAAGAAAGGAGTATTCACCATTGCTGGCCGCCATGTGTGAGATTAGGCCCCTAATCACTAACAGTTTGGAAGTTAGGGGCCAAACTTGACCCAGCATCGATCAAAAATATTCATCCTATTCTCAATATATGAAATCGATCTGGATGGTTTTTTATATACAACTGTCATTAATCTCTCTCCAACCCTTAACAATAATATTGATACTAATTGAGCTAAGGTTTAATCCGGAGTCTGTGGTAATTTAATGTATGGTatgtaaattgaaataaataatactcTAATATCTTCAACTGATATTGTGAATTGTGACCCTGTactgccttttttttttttttttttcttgcagaACTAACAAATGACCTACTTCAGCTAGTTGAAGATGTGGTCCAATCTCCCCCtccctctttctttctttttcttttgttttttttgtttttttcaaccCGAGCTATCCTCATCTCGTAAAGCAAAATtggaaaacaattttttaaaagaaagtttGATATTTTATGTTGCTAGGgatgatttttacaaaataaccgaattattataaaaaaattaccaataataaaaaaaaaaggaaaagattaGATGAAAAAGGGTTTAGTGTAAGCAAAACAAGATTTGGAGTAAAAAAAACAGAATATAAAAGTAATAGCAATAGTGTAATGACTACCAAGTATGTGAGAGATGCGTTGTCATGCTTTATGGTAGGTGACTAAACAACCACCTTTCATCTCACATGTACACTATCAatcttttttatgttataatgcTAAACACAAGACGATTATCTACTGGTATTTTTGTATAATGTTGCGGGTTAAGTTAGCACACAAATTGAAGCTTCAGCACATCACTCATTTCACCTTTGATGCCAAGAAAAAATGATTGCTTTTCATTGAAAAGGTACATTCCAAATATGACAAGAAGAAGCATGAAATATTCAATTGCAGTGTACATTGTCATAGCAGATCAATCAACTACAAATTTCGAACCAACAAGTTAATCGGACCAAACAAAACAACTTGTAAGATTGAACATCAATGGCTACTTCAAACAAAACAACTAATAAGCAGCATTACCTTGAATCCGTAAAGaatgaatgaaataatatgaagatttctttttctctttctacTGTACAGTGTACATTCCTCGAAAGCTTTTATTCCGGAACAACAATGGCGGATTCAGTTTGAAATCAACCCCAGTAATGGTTCGTGTTTGTGGGTGGTTCCGACCCACCATGGTTCGAACCCCATATGAACACTGCTTGTCCCTTCTTCAACAGGAGCTGGCAGGTTAAGATCAAGGAAATCACGAATTTCAGGGATTGGGTTTTGGGTTTCAATGGTTTGGCTTCGGTTTTCTTTCGCTTCAGCTACTAAATGAGATCTTTTGTGACCACCCAGAGCTTGGCCTGATGGGAAAACCTTGAGACAAATGGGACATTCATGGCCTTTGTTCTTCTTAACAACCCCATAGCTGTCTGAAACCAAGTTAGCAGTGTCGGTGGCGGATGTCGGGTTTGGTTCCGGGGAGGTTTCAGTTTCAGTGCTGGTTTCACTGTTGTCGGAAGCAGAGCAGCCTTTGGTTCTTTTATGACTAGCTCGATGGCCACCAAGAGCTTGGTATGAATGAAAAATCTTCTTACAAGTTGTGCATTCGAACTTGCTTCTTTTGTGAGGATCTTTGCAGAATTCAGATTCAACAACATCAGATGCTTGATCATATGTTTGAATCACTAAGTTCTTGTTTTTTCTCTCAGACTCCATTACTGCAGATTCCAAGTTCTTCAGCTTTGGATTCTTAATCTGAATTTTAGCTTCCGAAAACATAGAATTGTCTGAATTCAGACCAACCCAATGTCTGACATCTCTAGAAAGCATCATCAAACTTAAAGCAACCTCTTCTTGTTGTTCTTGCTCAATTTCAGACATGACAGAATTTGGAGTTCCTATGTACCTTGTTCTTCTTTTGGATCTCCTTTTTTTACTGGGAACACCAGTTTCATTGTCGGATTGGCTATCAACAACCGGCTTTTGCTCACCATGACTCCAAGAATCTTGCTCTTCCAAGCTGTTAACGGGGCTTTTTTCTTTGTCTGAATGACACTTCATGTGACCAAACAATGCCTTCCATGATTGGAAACCTTTGCCACATTCTTTGCAGACCTTGTCATGAACTGAACTGTCTTCACTTAAATCTGTCAGTCTCCATGTCTTCTTGGGGTTCTCTCTCAGGATATATCCACCATCAACACCAGTTTCATCAGTGTTTGAATCATGGCCGACATTGTTGAGAGTCACAAGCTTTTTCTTACACAGCTTCTCATCTGTTTCAATTgaattgttgttgttgatgatgatgttgtTCATATGAGACCTCATATGACCACCCAAAGATCTACCACAAGGGAAACTCTTGCTGCAGAACTTGCATACATGCTTGAATTCTTGTTCTTCTTCCATTGAAAAAAACACACCTCAACAATTCGCAGTTCAAAGATCAATAAACCAGACCGAACTTAAAATCTGGTCAAAGAATTGGAAAGGATGATGGAATAGTTGATCTGatgaaacatagaaaaaaaGCCAAATGGCAATGAAACAGAACACTGTAAAGACAAAAATAGTAACAACTCAGATCAGAAAATTAAGGGGGTTTTTTTGGGGCTACACTTTAGAAACAGATCTGGTAACTGAACCAAAGAAGCTTAACtgaaataacaataaatatgGCTTGTTGGGGGTAGTTTGAGAACTTGAAATACGAAGAAAAGGATCAAAAAGTTCGAAGAAGTGGGGGACTCTGTTTGCTATTGTTTTTAGCTTTGTTGCTAATAATGGCGATGAACAAAGccaaatacaaaaactaaagtttaaagaaaaaaaaatagagagagtAAGTGTTCCCTTCTCTctcttcagtttttttttttcctttcacttTCTCTACAAAACTTAGATTATATTTGGAGGAGAAATCCATGCATGGAAGCAaagattcaaaaaataaaaataaaaataaaaaagttaaagaaaGTAAAGAGAGAGGAAAGATAGCAGCACATGCACTCAAACTGAGAATCCTACGCCATCccctataaaaaaaatactatatgAATACATGAATTAGTTCCATATCCAATGGCTGTGATTTATTGAGTGGTTGAGCATCCCAAAGGTGTAGGAGGAAG includes the following:
- the LOC105788449 gene encoding zinc finger protein ZAT1; the encoded protein is MEEEQEFKHVCKFCSKSFPCGRSLGGHMRSHMNNIIINNNNSIETDEKLCKKKLVTLNNVGHDSNTDETGVDGGYILRENPKKTWRLTDLSEDSSVHDKVCKECGKGFQSWKALFGHMKCHSDKEKSPVNSLEEQDSWSHGEQKPVVDSQSDNETGVPSKKRRSKRRTRYIGTPNSVMSEIEQEQQEEVALSLMMLSRDVRHWVGLNSDNSMFSEAKIQIKNPKLKNLESAVMESERKNKNLVIQTYDQASDVVESEFCKDPHKRSKFECTTCKKIFHSYQALGGHRASHKRTKGCSASDNSETSTETETSPEPNPTSATDTANLVSDSYGVVKKNKGHECPICLKVFPSGQALGGHKRSHLVAEAKENRSQTIETQNPIPEIRDFLDLNLPAPVEEGTSSVHMGFEPWWVGTTHKHEPLLGLISN